A genomic segment from Candidatus Lernaella stagnicola encodes:
- a CDS encoding TetR/AcrR family transcriptional regulator, with protein sequence MPRKPFEQLSARQKTKIYKVCLELFAANGYNHTSVKMITSRLKVADGYLHYYFKGKEDLAMWAIEIALDDWKAHFEKHVGEKNPEDIYSLFKMSVLQMIRFTHDHREAFAAYMRLVNEPNFPLAEFLAERITWIDKRYLDAIEKEIDAGRLRSDLPPTLVAFLIDVLNTRIQEFFYNAALDPIGISQMDDHEINRWLDTLLSVVRNGIRS encoded by the coding sequence ATGCCCAGAAAACCCTTCGAGCAACTATCAGCTCGGCAAAAGACGAAAATCTATAAAGTGTGCCTGGAATTGTTTGCCGCCAACGGCTACAACCACACCAGCGTCAAGATGATCACCAGCCGTCTGAAAGTCGCTGACGGATACTTGCACTACTACTTCAAGGGCAAAGAAGATTTGGCGATGTGGGCGATTGAAATCGCGCTCGACGATTGGAAAGCCCACTTCGAAAAACATGTCGGCGAGAAGAACCCAGAGGATATTTATAGCCTGTTCAAAATGTCGGTATTGCAGATGATCCGCTTTACGCATGATCACCGCGAAGCCTTTGCAGCCTATATGAGGCTGGTCAATGAGCCCAACTTCCCGCTCGCCGAATTCCTCGCCGAGAGGATAACTTGGATCGACAAACGCTATTTGGACGCCATCGAGAAGGAAATCGACGCCGGAAGATTGCGCAGCGACCTGCCGCCGACCCTCGTGGCCTTCTTGATAGACGTGCTCAACACGCGCATCCAAGAATTTTTCTACAACGCCGCGCTGGATCCCATCGGAATATCCCAGATGGACGATCATGAGATCAACCGGTGGCTCGATACCCTCCTATCGGTTGTGCGCAACGGCATCCGGAGCTAA